From the genome of Hyperolius riggenbachi isolate aHypRig1 chromosome 9, aHypRig1.pri, whole genome shotgun sequence, one region includes:
- the FEZF2 gene encoding fez family zinc finger protein 2, protein MASSATLEPVMPTCQRLEGRNGASSTPKTLAFSIERIMAKSSEPKPAFFEQNHTLTDSDAKKLLNLCSPMTCMIPVQSLGYDVHSKALLNYSEIWKNTLRAPICASSGLCKPSCGMCCKGDLSMGHSVVPSRVIKPQVINQAVGMPGTNAPLYYFNYLDSAYSPSDLLNGQLIPSSVLNAQSQATLSAHHKLYLLENAKLSGLSPEKFPIAQYPHKERLPGQLDQVMKENTALAVERNPKSHSKLGASPIDGKPKIFTCEVCGKVFNAHYNLTRHMPVHTGARPFVCKVCGKGFRQASTLCRHKIIHTQEKPHKCNQCGKAFNRSSTLNTHIRIHAGYKPFVCEFCGKGFHQKGNYKNHKLTHSGEKQYKCTICNKAFHQIYNLTFHMHTHNDKKPFTCGTCGKGFCRNFDLKKHVRKLHDNGSIKDISRTAAQS, encoded by the exons ATGGCAAGCTCAGCTACCCTGGAGCCAGTCATGCCCACCTGCCAGCGGCTGGAAGGAAGAAACGGGGCTTCCAGCACCCCCAAGACGCTGGCTTTCTCCATAGAGAGGATCATGGCCAAGTCTTCCGAGCCCAAGCCGGCGTTTTTCGAGCAGAACCACACACTGACGGACAGCGACGCTAAGAAGCTTCTGAACCTGTGCTCGCCCATGACATGCATGATCCCAGTGCAGTCCCTGGGCTATGATGTCCACTCCAAGGCTCTGCTGAACTACTCGGAGATCTGGAAGAACACTCTGAGGGCTCCTATATGTGCCTCTTCTGGCTTGTGCAAGCCCAGCTGCGGTATGTGCTGCAAAGGCGACCTCAGCATGGGCCACTCGGTGGTGCCCAGTAGAGTCATCAAACCTCAGGTCATCAACCAGGCTGTGGGCATGCCAGGAACTAACGCCCCCCTCTATTACTTTAACTACCTGGACTCTGCTTACAGCCCCTCCGACCTTTTAAACGGACAGCTTATCCCGTCCAGCGTTCTGAACGCCCAGTCCCAGGCGACCCTCAGCGCCCATCACAAACTCTACCTGCTGGAGAATGCCAAACTTTCCGGACTGTCGCCTGAGAAGTTCCCCATTGCCCAGTACCCACATAAGGAAAGGTTACCTGGGCAGCTGGACCAGGTGATGAAAGAGAACACGgctctggcagtggagaggaaccCCAAAAGCCACAGTAAACTTGGTGCCAGTCCTATAGATGGCAAACCTAAAATCTTCACCTGTGAAGTGTGTGGCAAG gtctTCAATGCCCACTACAACCTCACCAGGCACATGCCCGTGCACACCGGGGCCAGGCCTTTTGTCTGTAAAGTTTGTGGCAAGGGCTTCCGACAGGCAAGCACCCTGTGCCGGCACAAGATCATCCACACGCAG gagaaaccccacaagtgcaatcagtGCGGCAAGGCTTTTAACAGGAGTTCCACCTTAAACACTCACATTAGAATCCACGCTGGGTATAAACCATTCGTCTGTGAATTTTGCGGCAAGGGATTCCACCAAAAAG ggaaTTACAAAAATCACAAGTTGACCCACAGTGGGGAGAAGCAGTACAAATGCACCATCTGCAACAAAGCCTTCCACCAGATCTACAATTTAACTTTTCACATGCACACCCATAACGACAAGAAGCCTTTTACTTGTGGGACCTGTGGAAAAGGCTTCTGTAGGAATTTTGACTTGAAGAAACACGTCAGGAAGCTTCACGACAATGGCTCTATAAAAGACATCTCCAGGACTGCAGCTCAAAGTTAA